The following are from one region of the Capsicum annuum cultivar UCD-10X-F1 chromosome 1, UCD10Xv1.1, whole genome shotgun sequence genome:
- the LOC107839208 gene encoding zinc finger CCCH domain-containing protein 30, producing MCTGPERPNSSASTNQSVTDSTSSMKGMTKLTVETEDSFSSLLELAANNDLEGFKRSVELDASAIDEVGLWLVRKKGAKQIVNEERTPLMVAATYGSLDVLKLIISNPVVDINRACGPNKCTALHCATSGGSVNAVDAVKLLLSAGADPNVEDANGQRPADVIVVPPKLLGARASLEELLLNSSSDGSIGDCKLRVSVATSNASSPILSSSPENGSPCSPGDSLSSPLALKFDDIPANSAPEKKEYPIDPSLPDIKNSIYSTDEFRMFSFKVRPCSRAYSHDWTECPFVHPGENARRRDPRKYHYSCVPCPEFRKGACRRGDMCEYAHGVFECWLHPAQYRTRLCKDGTSCARRVCFFAHTTEELRPLYVSTGSAVPSPRSAASAASVMDMAAALNLFPGSPSAHTMMSPSAFNQPMSPTANGMSHSSGPWPQPNVPTLHLPGSNLQSSRLRSSLSARDIPPDDFNMLQDFDAQQLVLNDMACYSQPRPNSASLNRSGRSKTLTPSNLDELFSAEMNSSPRYSDQAPASGVFSPSHKSAYFNQFQQQQNMLSPINTNVFSPKNIEHPLLQASFGVSSPGRMSPRSMEPISPMSARLSAFAQREKQQQQLRSLSSRDLGSNNASIVGSPVGNSWSNWGSPSGKVDWSVNGSGLGNLRRSSSFEQLNNGEEPDLSWVQSLVKESPTEMKEKQAAPNSSAAPSSESLKNSSQIDSVDHSVLGAWLEQMQLDQLVA from the coding sequence ATGTGCACTGGCCCAGAAAGACCCAATTCGAGTGCATCTACCAACCAATCCGTTACTGATTCTACATCTAGCATGAAGGGTATGACTAAACTCACAGTTGAGACTGAAGATTCTTTTTCTAGTTTGCTTGAACTTGCTGCAAACAACGATCTTGAAGGTTTTAAAAGATCTGTTGAGCTCGATGCTTCTGCTATTGACGAGGTGGGGCTATGGTTGGTCCGCAAGAAAGGTGCAAAGCAGATTGTTAATGAGGAAAGGACACCTTTAATGGTGGCTGCCACCTATGGAAGTTTAGATGTGTTGAAGTTGATTATCTCTAATCCTGTGGTTGATATTAACCGTGCTTGTGGTCCAAACAAGTGCACTGCTCTTCACTGTGCAACTTCTGGTGGTTCTGTGAATGCTGTTGATGCAGTTAAGTTGCTTCTGTCTGCTGGTGCCGATCCTAATGTTGAGGATGCTAATGGGCAGCGGCCAGCTGATGTAATCGTTGTTCCACCAAAGCTTCTTGGTGCCAGAGCTTCGCTTGAAGAACTGCTTCTGAACAGTTCATCTGATGGTTCAATTGGTGACTGCAAGTTGAGAGTATCTGTGGCTACTTCAAATGCATCCTCTCCCATTCTCTCTTCATCACCAGAAAATGGATCTCCTTGTTCTCCAGGGGATTCCTTGTCTTCCCCCTTGGCATTGAAGTTTGATGATATCCCTGCTAATTCTGCACCGGAGAAAAAAGAATATCCAATAGATCCGTCTCTCCCTGATATCAAGAACAGCATATACTCAACTGACGAGTTCCGCATGTTCTCTTTTAAGGTCCGGCCTTGTTCTAGAGCCTATTCACATGACTGGACAGagtgcccatttgtccaccctgGAGAGAATGCTCGCAGGAGAGATCCAAGGAAGTAccactatagctgtgtgccttgTCCTGAATTTCGCAAGGGTGCTTGCCGGCGTGGTGATATGTGTGAATATGCTCATGGGGTGTTTGAGTGCTGGCTACACCCTGCTCAGTATCGGACCCGCCTGTGCAAGGATGGTACAAGTTGTGCTAGGCGAGTCTGCTTTTTTGCCCATACTACTGAGGAGCTTAGGCCCTTGTATGTCTCTACTGGATCTGCAGTTCCATCTCCGCGGTCTGCTGCTTCTGCAGCTAGTGTGATGGACATGGCTGCAGCACTGAACCTTTTTCCTGGTTCGCCGTCAGCACACACTATGATGTCTCCTTCTGCATTTAACCAACCTATGTCCCCCACAGCAAATGGAATGTCTCATTCATCGGGACCTTGGCCTCAACCAAATGTTCCGACTCTTCATCTACCTGGAAGCAATCTGCAGTCCAGCCGCCTGAGGTCATCCCTTAGTGCACGAGACATTCCGCCTGATGACTTTAACATGTTGCAGGATTTTGATGCCCAGCAACTAGTTCTCAATGACATGGCTTGTTATTCACAGCCACGTCCTAATTCTGCCTCTTTGAACCGATCTGGTCGGTCCAAGACACTAACTCCTTCAAATCTTGATGAGCTATTTTCTGCTGAGATGAACTCTTCTCCGCGATATTCTGATCAGGCACCGGCTTCTGGTGTTTTTTCCCCATCACATAAGTCGGCTTACTTTAATCAGTTCCAACAGCAGCAGAACATGCTTTCGCCAATTAATACTAACGTTTTTTCTCCGAAAAACATTGAGCACCCTCTTTTGCAGGCTTCTTTTGGTGTTTCCTCACCTGGAAGGATGTCCCCAAGAAGCATGGAGCCTATCTCTCCCATGAGCGCTCGCCTTTCTGCATTTGCTCAGCGTGAGAAGCAGCAGCAACAGCTGCGAAGCCTCAGCTCCCGTGATCTTGGATCCAATAACGCCTCTATTGTTGGATCCCCAGTAGGTAATTCTTGGTCGAATTGGGGATCTCCCAGTGGGAAGGTAGACTGGTCTGTCAACGGAAGTGGACTTGGAAACCTGCGCAGATCATCTTCTTTTGAGCAGCTGAACAATGGAGAGGAGCCTGACCTATCATGGGTGCAATCTCTTGTCAAGGAATCTCCAACCGAGATGAAAGAGAAGCAGGCCGCTCCTAATTCAAGTGCTGCACCATCCAGTGAGAGTTTGAAGAACAGTTCCCAAATTGATTCAGTTGATCATTCAGTTTTAGGAGCTTGGCTTGAGCAGATGCAACTTGATCAGCTTGTAGCCTAG